Proteins co-encoded in one Megalops cyprinoides isolate fMegCyp1 chromosome 1, fMegCyp1.pri, whole genome shotgun sequence genomic window:
- the notum2 gene encoding carboxylesterase notum2 isoform X1, whose protein sequence is MNLLCHVAFLLLLGEVSCQNNRNAKPSSKTPKKTGAHSGEGAQLAPEDESLSVPVAVEHSKEPGPSGRGNSQQAPALPKPSDDMKLHFLKNTQVTCNDGTTAGFYLKEFKGSKRWLIFLEGGWCCYNKETCDSRYKNIPRLMSSSEWPQTRKGSGILSSQQEENPHWYNANIVFIPYCSSDVWSGTGPPAKARQGKDTAEYTFMGSLIIQEVIKDLTPKGIKQAKVVMLAGTSAGGTGVLLNIEKVSSQLEQLGAEAQVRGLVDSGWFLESKQQKAPECPDSISCTPTDAIKKGLRLWNGMIPEKCRQQYKRGEEWQCFFGHKLYSSLTSPLFVVQWLFDEEQLRVENIYLGGQTLSEQQWTYMQNLGKELKNSLKDVTAVFAPSCLSHTLITKSNWMDFQVKGTSLSRALQCWDKSLQEANKNSKTALKGCPFHLIDNCQWPQCNPTCPALIDQTTRQELTLLQVLAAMGLDLQKMGLDPKGEGSHLTGMVSNGG, encoded by the exons ATGAATTTACTGTGCCATGTGGCTTTCCTGCTTCTGCTGGGAGAGGTGTCCTGCCAGAACAACCGCAATGCCAAACCCAGCAGCAAGACTCCCAAGAAAACAGGGGCCCACAGTGGGGAGGGGGCCCAGTTGGCCCCGGAGGATGAGTCCCTCTCAGTGCCAGTGGCAGTAGAGCACAGCAAGGAGCCAGGCCCCAGCGGCCGAGGAAATTCCCAGCAGGCACCGGCCCTCCCCAAGCCCAGTGATGACATGAAGCTGCACTTCCTGAAAAACACGCAGGTCACTTGCAACGACGGCACAACGGCAGG ATTTTACTTAAAGGAATTTAAAGGAAGTAAGCGATGGCTGATATTTTTGGAAG GCGGTTGGTGCTGCTATAACAAAGAGACCTGCGATTCCAGGTATAAAAATATCCCTCGTCTCATGAGCTCATCGGAGTGGCCTCAAACACGCAAAG GAAGTGGAATTTTGTCCTCACAGCAAGAAGAAAATCCTCACTGGTACAATGCCAATATTGT GTTCATCCCATACTGCTCCAGCGATGTGTGGAGTGGGACAGGCCCTCCAGCCAAGGCTCGACAAGGAAAAGACACAG CTGAATACACCTTCATGGGTTCCTTGATCATCCAAGAGGTGATTAAAGACCTCACTCCCAAGGGGATCAAACAGGCCAAGGTTGTCATGCTGGCCGGAACAAG TGCTGGGGGAACAGGCGTGCTACTGAACATCGAGAAGGTGTCCAgtcagctggagcagctgggggCGGAGGCACAGGTGCGGGGCCTGGTGGACTCCGGCTGGTTCCTGGAGAGCAAACAGCAGAAGGCACCAGAGTGCCCCGACAGCATCTCATGCACCCCTACGGATGCCATTAAGAAAGGCCTTCG GCTGTGGAATGGCATGATCCCGGAGAAGTGTCGTCAGCAGTACAAGAGAGGCGAGGAATGGCAGTGCTTCTTTGGGCATAAGCTGTACTCCTCCTTGACCT CTCCTTTGTTTGTGGTGCAGTGGCTCTTTGATGAGGAGCAGCTGAGGGTGGAGAACATCTACCTGGGGGGACAGACTCTGTCTGAGCAGCAGTGGACCTACATGCAGAACTTGGGCAAGGAGCTCAAGAACTCACTTAAGGACGTTAC GGCTGTGTTTGCTCCCTCCTGCTTGTCCCACACATTGATCACTAAAAG tAACTGGATGGATTTCCAGGTTAAAGGAACCTCTCTTTCACGCGCTCTGCAGTGCTGGGACAAGAGTCTCCAGGaggcaaataaaaacagcaagacGGCTTTGAAGGGCTGCCCCTTCCATCTGATCGACAATTGCCAGTGGCCCCAGTGTAACCCCACCTGCCCAGCCCTGATTGACCAGACCACTCGTCAGGAGCTCACCCTGCTCCAGGTGCTGGCGGCAATGGGCCTGGATCTGCAAAAGATGGGCTTGGACCCTAAGGGGGAGGGCAGCCACCTAACTGGCATGGTCAGTAATGGGGGCTAG
- the LOC118793155 gene encoding inositol 1,4,5-trisphosphate receptor-interacting protein-like 2: MTVYTLNLRVFWPLVFCVFTAFLVLQHSFRRGPNPGSDGCPDQTLGILSLIKFAFAFGLCYFLIRYCSSQQSKTKRGTHEAPEAPVRAGSSRKELLEDYYERQVRLSPHVLGHSKAHVAKLVSELVRAGRAEIPPESSLGLRGDFVQIGSAYEEHKVGRPDCFDILVPLRLPRGLKMEPSGRARDSGGPPLCILETPRKSEWARQHKAFTEAFLSTDRAGGAYRLTPAAVLRWFYPTVQRCLSAVRYPFEQRCLLGLSLSDDRILLRLTPRSDYVCCHISMGVRLIPAVPLGDGVFLVPAARGPQQEDLWTVYFPRQEQKLLSWLKGRVPSGSCHLKCLQIVKAVRDLSGQALDSRGGAEWRAILSSYYLKTAWLRLLLSTPPEAWEDRYLLDRLEDLLRTLKDSLQRRSLGHLFLGGDTGLLPEFLALPKPFKDTASSNLLANFNPASLDLVSARLAYSWTHLHRLIRLGCPQRDSLARGVRCKHMDTDITDSGA; this comes from the exons ATGACCGTGTACACCCTGAACCTCAGGGTGTTCTGGCCgctggttttctgtgtgttcacaGCCTTCCTGGTGCTGCAACACTCCTTCCGAAGGGGCCCCAACCCTGGGTCTGATGGATGTCCTGACCAGACCCTGGGGATTCTCTCATTGATCAAGTTTGCCTTTGCTTTCGGTCTCTGCTACTTCCTCATCAGGTACTGCTCGTCTCAACAAAGCAAGACCAAGAGGGGCACCCATGAGGCCCCTGAGGCTCCCGTCAGAGCAGGCTCCTCCAGGAAGGAGCTTCTGGAAGACTACTATGAGAGGCAGGTGCGCCTGTCACCCCATGTTCTTGGACACAGCAAGGCACATGTGGCTAAGCTGGTAAGCGAGCTGGTGAGGGCGGGACGTGCCGAGATCCCACCAGAGTCCTCTTTGGGTCTTCGCGGAGACTTCGTGCAGATCGGCAGCGCCTACGAGGAGCACAAGGTGGGCCGTCCCGACTGCTTCGACATCCTGGTCCCTCTACGGCTCCCCCGCGGCCTGAAGATGGAGCCCAGCGGCCGTGCCAGAGACAGTGGTGGCCCGCCACTCTGCATCCTGGAGACTCCTCGCAAGTCAGAGTGGGCGAGGCAGCACAAGGCCTTCACCGAGGCCTTCCTGAGCACCGACAGGGCGGGCGGCGCCTACAGGCTGACCCCAGCGGCGGTGCTGCGCTGGTTCTACCCCACAGTGCAGCGCTGCCTCTCCGCCGTGCGCTACCCCTTTGAGCAGCGCTGCTTGCTGGGCCTGTCGCTGAGCGACGACCGTATACTGCTGCGCCTCACGCCACGCTCTGACTACGTCTGCTGCCACATCTCCATGGGTGTGCGGCTCATCCCCGCCGTGCCCCTGGGGGACGGCGTGTTTCTGGTGCCGGCGGCGAGGGGGCCCCAGCAAGAGGACCTGTGGACAGTGTACTTCCCCCGGCAGGAGCAGAAACTGCTGAGCTGGCTGAAGGGCAGGGTGCCGTCCGGCTCCTGTCATCTGAAGTGCCTGCAGATTGTGAAGGCCGTGCGGGACCTGAGCGGGCAGGCCCTGGATAGCCGCGGAGGGGCAGAGTGGAGAGCCATACTGTCCTCCTATTACCTGAAGACGGCATGGCTGAGACTCCTGCTGAGCACACCCCCGGAGGCCTGGGAAGACCGTTATCTCCTGGACAGGCTGGAGGACCTGCTGAGGACCTTAAAGGACAGCCTGCAGCGCCGTAGCTTGGGCCACCTCTTCCTGGGAGGTGACACCGGGCTGCTGCCTGAATTTCTTGCCTTGCCAAAGCCTTTCAAGGACACAGCTTCGTCCAACCTCTTGGCCAACTTCAACCCGGCCTCTCTGGACCTGGTGTCTGCCCGGCTGGCCTACTCCTGGACGCATCTGCACAGGCTGATTCGCCTCGGTTGTCCCCAGAGGGACAGTCTGGCGAGGGGGGTGCGCTGCAAGCACATGGATACAGA TATTACAGACTCCGGGGCTTGA
- the notum2 gene encoding carboxylesterase notum2 isoform X2: MNLLCHVAFLLLLGEVSCQNNRNAKPSSKTPKKTGAHSGEGAQLAPEDDKEPGPSGRGNSQQAPALPKPSDDMKLHFLKNTQVTCNDGTTAGFYLKEFKGSKRWLIFLEGGWCCYNKETCDSRYKNIPRLMSSSEWPQTRKGSGILSSQQEENPHWYNANIVFIPYCSSDVWSGTGPPAKARQGKDTAEYTFMGSLIIQEVIKDLTPKGIKQAKVVMLAGTSAGGTGVLLNIEKVSSQLEQLGAEAQVRGLVDSGWFLESKQQKAPECPDSISCTPTDAIKKGLRLWNGMIPEKCRQQYKRGEEWQCFFGHKLYSSLTSPLFVVQWLFDEEQLRVENIYLGGQTLSEQQWTYMQNLGKELKNSLKDVTAVFAPSCLSHTLITKSNWMDFQVKGTSLSRALQCWDKSLQEANKNSKTALKGCPFHLIDNCQWPQCNPTCPALIDQTTRQELTLLQVLAAMGLDLQKMGLDPKGEGSHLTGMVSNGG; the protein is encoded by the exons ATGAATTTACTGTGCCATGTGGCTTTCCTGCTTCTGCTGGGAGAGGTGTCCTGCCAGAACAACCGCAATGCCAAACCCAGCAGCAAGACTCCCAAGAAAACAGGGGCCCACAGTGGGGAGGGGGCCCAGTTGGCCCCGGAGGATGA CAAGGAGCCAGGCCCCAGCGGCCGAGGAAATTCCCAGCAGGCACCGGCCCTCCCCAAGCCCAGTGATGACATGAAGCTGCACTTCCTGAAAAACACGCAGGTCACTTGCAACGACGGCACAACGGCAGG ATTTTACTTAAAGGAATTTAAAGGAAGTAAGCGATGGCTGATATTTTTGGAAG GCGGTTGGTGCTGCTATAACAAAGAGACCTGCGATTCCAGGTATAAAAATATCCCTCGTCTCATGAGCTCATCGGAGTGGCCTCAAACACGCAAAG GAAGTGGAATTTTGTCCTCACAGCAAGAAGAAAATCCTCACTGGTACAATGCCAATATTGT GTTCATCCCATACTGCTCCAGCGATGTGTGGAGTGGGACAGGCCCTCCAGCCAAGGCTCGACAAGGAAAAGACACAG CTGAATACACCTTCATGGGTTCCTTGATCATCCAAGAGGTGATTAAAGACCTCACTCCCAAGGGGATCAAACAGGCCAAGGTTGTCATGCTGGCCGGAACAAG TGCTGGGGGAACAGGCGTGCTACTGAACATCGAGAAGGTGTCCAgtcagctggagcagctgggggCGGAGGCACAGGTGCGGGGCCTGGTGGACTCCGGCTGGTTCCTGGAGAGCAAACAGCAGAAGGCACCAGAGTGCCCCGACAGCATCTCATGCACCCCTACGGATGCCATTAAGAAAGGCCTTCG GCTGTGGAATGGCATGATCCCGGAGAAGTGTCGTCAGCAGTACAAGAGAGGCGAGGAATGGCAGTGCTTCTTTGGGCATAAGCTGTACTCCTCCTTGACCT CTCCTTTGTTTGTGGTGCAGTGGCTCTTTGATGAGGAGCAGCTGAGGGTGGAGAACATCTACCTGGGGGGACAGACTCTGTCTGAGCAGCAGTGGACCTACATGCAGAACTTGGGCAAGGAGCTCAAGAACTCACTTAAGGACGTTAC GGCTGTGTTTGCTCCCTCCTGCTTGTCCCACACATTGATCACTAAAAG tAACTGGATGGATTTCCAGGTTAAAGGAACCTCTCTTTCACGCGCTCTGCAGTGCTGGGACAAGAGTCTCCAGGaggcaaataaaaacagcaagacGGCTTTGAAGGGCTGCCCCTTCCATCTGATCGACAATTGCCAGTGGCCCCAGTGTAACCCCACCTGCCCAGCCCTGATTGACCAGACCACTCGTCAGGAGCTCACCCTGCTCCAGGTGCTGGCGGCAATGGGCCTGGATCTGCAAAAGATGGGCTTGGACCCTAAGGGGGAGGGCAGCCACCTAACTGGCATGGTCAGTAATGGGGGCTAG